From Tindallia magadiensis, a single genomic window includes:
- a CDS encoding ABC transporter ATP-binding protein produces MHLEIEELSKDYGDLLAIDHFSSRWKDDEIIGLVGPNGAGKSTLFKIVAGFLEPNQGKIRLNGEKVSLGSVAYVPEFPDLFPVLSVWEHFKFISLAYSIKNWEQEAQEYLEAFQLTDKKNSLAGELSKGMKQKVMIAISLLRKPSVLLMDEPFSGLDPLSSRELQHRIQGLKSPDRIVLVSSHNLNTIQSICHRVLIMNHGVLVRDQEMNAILNEIKQKGFETLEDFFLEVTTLGSP; encoded by the coding sequence GTGCACCTAGAGATTGAAGAACTATCAAAAGACTATGGAGATTTATTAGCAATTGATCATTTCAGCAGCCGATGGAAAGACGACGAAATCATTGGTTTAGTAGGACCCAATGGTGCTGGGAAGTCCACTTTATTCAAGATAGTAGCAGGCTTTCTCGAACCGAATCAGGGGAAGATACGTCTCAATGGAGAAAAGGTTTCTTTGGGTTCTGTTGCCTATGTGCCGGAGTTTCCTGATTTATTCCCCGTATTAAGTGTGTGGGAACATTTTAAGTTTATTTCCTTAGCATACAGCATCAAAAATTGGGAACAAGAAGCACAGGAATACCTGGAAGCTTTTCAACTGACGGATAAAAAGAATTCCTTAGCGGGGGAACTTTCAAAGGGCATGAAACAAAAGGTGATGATTGCTATTTCTCTACTACGAAAACCATCTGTTTTGTTAATGGACGAACCATTTTCAGGTCTGGATCCTTTATCCAGCCGAGAATTGCAGCATCGTATCCAGGGATTAAAGAGTCCAGATCGAATTGTACTGGTATCAAGCCACAACCTAAATACCATTCAGTCCATTTGCCATAGGGTTTTAATTATGAATCACGGCGTTTTAGTAAGAGATCAGGAAATGAACGCCATCCTTAATGAAATCAAACAGAAAGGTTTTGAAACCTTAGAGGATTTTTTCCTGGAGGTGACAACCCTTGGGAGTCCTTAA
- a CDS encoding PucR family transcriptional regulator has protein sequence MTLTHILKLGCFKESQLIAGESAVNSIVVKGITIMEAPDIADWIKGGELILTSLYPVYKDEEKIRLLVQRLAENKAAGLLVKVGRFIEEMPEILIKAGNEYELPIIQIAGEVKYVDIMYPVMNELFNRQLMLLEHYRVCHDRFVQLMLRNGSLQDIAEELKELIQRPVLIFDVDLEVLACTDDEFTPIHKILENRICLKEYGECVLYRQQIWLGEEGKNLVEMILAPAIAFHQERAYVGVVTGGGVTEMEAIAIETAVTNISLELIKKAAVAEVELKYQNELIDEIIHQRYQSIEEVRHRTRDLGWNLDKPHKVMVIQLQDYQTLLTDERGLNMLKDYMDRMLRIIKRLAMHYTSELIISSKSFRIVVLYPVKNKASDVQSFAEELHQCFTRELIGVNICVGIGMESLDIESMFKSYEQAMDSVHFGQIIQQKKKVVTYEELGIYKLLCHMEDADQLRQFIHPGLERLYQYDQSRNNELMETLEVYLNYQGNAKKTAEKMFIHYKTVMYRIKRIKEVMGVDFENRQVKLEIEVGLKILHILWNKKGTTEQGIKRIEEVLTDKKWKRDLSKVDNEIS, from the coding sequence ATGACACTGACACACATCCTGAAACTGGGATGCTTTAAGGAAAGCCAACTGATAGCGGGAGAATCGGCAGTAAACTCTATTGTAGTGAAAGGCATTACGATTATGGAAGCACCGGACATTGCTGACTGGATTAAAGGGGGCGAGCTAATCCTGACTAGCCTCTACCCTGTATATAAAGACGAAGAAAAGATCCGGTTGTTGGTACAAAGGCTAGCAGAAAATAAGGCGGCAGGATTACTAGTGAAGGTGGGTCGATTCATTGAAGAAATGCCAGAAATACTGATTAAAGCTGGCAATGAATATGAACTACCTATTATTCAGATTGCTGGCGAAGTCAAGTACGTGGACATTATGTATCCGGTAATGAACGAACTTTTTAACCGGCAGTTGATGCTCCTTGAGCATTACCGTGTTTGTCACGATCGATTTGTGCAATTGATGCTTCGTAATGGGAGTTTACAAGACATCGCCGAAGAACTGAAAGAACTCATTCAGCGACCGGTGCTGATTTTTGATGTGGATTTGGAAGTGCTGGCATGTACGGACGATGAATTTACACCGATTCACAAGATTCTGGAGAATCGTATCTGTCTGAAAGAATATGGCGAATGTGTTTTATATCGTCAGCAGATATGGTTGGGTGAAGAGGGAAAAAATCTTGTCGAAATGATTCTGGCACCAGCGATTGCCTTTCATCAAGAGAGAGCTTATGTGGGAGTGGTTACTGGTGGCGGAGTTACTGAAATGGAAGCGATTGCTATCGAAACCGCTGTCACCAACATTTCATTAGAACTAATAAAAAAGGCAGCTGTAGCTGAGGTTGAGCTGAAGTATCAAAATGAACTTATTGATGAAATCATTCATCAAAGGTATCAATCTATTGAAGAGGTGCGTCATCGAACCCGTGACCTAGGCTGGAACCTTGACAAACCGCATAAAGTTATGGTGATTCAACTTCAGGACTATCAAACGCTCTTAACTGACGAACGTGGGTTGAACATGCTGAAAGACTATATGGATCGAATGTTACGAATTATCAAAAGACTGGCGATGCATTATACCAGCGAGTTGATTATCAGCAGCAAAAGTTTTCGAATCGTCGTATTATACCCAGTGAAGAACAAGGCTTCAGATGTTCAAAGTTTTGCAGAAGAGTTACATCAGTGTTTCACCAGAGAATTGATAGGAGTGAATATCTGCGTTGGTATTGGTATGGAATCTCTGGACATAGAGTCAATGTTCAAAAGCTACGAACAGGCAATGGACTCTGTCCACTTTGGACAAATAATTCAGCAGAAAAAAAAGGTAGTTACTTATGAAGAACTCGGTATCTATAAACTTCTTTGCCATATGGAAGATGCCGATCAGTTACGTCAATTTATTCACCCAGGATTGGAACGGCTATATCAGTATGATCAGAGCAGAAACAATGAACTGATGGAGACTCTGGAGGTGTATCTGAACTACCAGGGAAATGCGAAAAAAACGGCTGAGAAAATGTTCATACATTATAAAACGGTGATGTACCGGATTAAACGAATCAAAGAAGTCATGGGTGTAGATTTTGAAAACCGTCAGGTGAAATTAGAAATAGAAGTGGGGTTAAAAATTCTCCACATTTTATGGAACAAAAAAGGAACAACAGAGCAAGGTATCAAGAGAATAGAGGAAGTATTAACGGATAAGAAATGGAAGCGGGATTTATCCAAAGTGGATAATGAAATTTCCTAA
- the fabG gene encoding 3-oxoacyl-ACP reductase FabG — translation MNQKIQTVMVTGAARGIGQATAVAFAKNNARVVLCDLKADSLEETTQLVKEAGGESLAYGVDVTDRNAMAQMVEDVKKQWGRIDVLVNNAGITADAQLKKMTEEAFDQVIDINLKGVFNCTQAVLPTMLEQNEGVILNASSVVGIYGNFGQTNYAATKWGVIGMTKTWAKELGKNGIRVNAVAPGFIATPMVAQMPENVLDMMKNKSPLNRLGKPEDVANAYVFLASEEAGFITGSVLSVDGGVVL, via the coding sequence ATGAATCAAAAAATCCAAACAGTGATGGTCACCGGAGCCGCCAGAGGGATTGGCCAAGCTACGGCGGTGGCCTTTGCTAAGAACAATGCCCGTGTTGTGTTATGCGACTTAAAAGCGGATTCGCTTGAAGAAACAACCCAACTTGTTAAAGAGGCTGGGGGAGAATCTCTAGCTTATGGGGTTGACGTGACAGATCGAAACGCTATGGCTCAAATGGTGGAAGATGTCAAAAAACAATGGGGTCGTATCGATGTACTGGTCAATAATGCTGGCATTACCGCGGATGCACAGTTGAAAAAAATGACTGAAGAAGCCTTTGACCAGGTTATTGATATCAACTTAAAAGGGGTTTTCAATTGTACTCAGGCAGTACTGCCCACTATGTTGGAACAGAACGAAGGTGTTATTCTGAATGCCTCTTCTGTAGTGGGAATTTACGGGAACTTTGGACAAACCAATTATGCGGCTACGAAGTGGGGTGTTATAGGGATGACGAAAACCTGGGCAAAGGAATTGGGTAAAAACGGTATTCGAGTAAATGCGGTGGCTCCTGGTTTCATCGCTACACCCATGGTGGCACAAATGCCGGAGAACGTGTTGGACATGATGAAAAACAAGTCGCCGCTTAACCGTTTGGGAAAACCGGAAGATGTGGCTAATGCCTACGTTTTTCTGGCATCGGAAGAGGCAGGATTTATCACAGGCTCTGTGCTGAGTGTTGACGGTGGCGTTGTTTTATAG
- the allE gene encoding (S)-ureidoglycine aminohydrolase, whose product MSYPKDLLSSRAIVRPGKFALIPPEGLVNNVIPGFENCQVSILTSPKIGASFAHYLVTMEKGGNVAGFGEEGVESFVYCIKGDVEAGTEDEKYQLTTGGYLYCPPDKKMFLQNKGDQSTQLVLYKQKFVPLDGTKKPWTVAGNVNEMEERLYEDMHNVTILDLLPTDLAFDMNMHILTFDPPGSHPFVETHVQEHGAYLLSGEGIYNLDNEWIPVKKNDYIWFGPFVPQAVYAVGKEKLSYVYSKDCNRDVVL is encoded by the coding sequence ATGAGTTACCCAAAGGATTTGCTCAGCAGTCGTGCTATTGTTCGTCCTGGAAAGTTTGCTTTAATTCCACCGGAAGGCTTGGTCAATAATGTCATACCTGGCTTTGAAAATTGTCAGGTGTCCATTCTGACATCTCCCAAAATTGGAGCTAGCTTTGCTCACTACCTTGTTACCATGGAAAAGGGAGGGAATGTAGCTGGATTTGGAGAAGAGGGAGTGGAGTCTTTTGTCTATTGTATTAAGGGAGATGTAGAGGCAGGCACAGAAGATGAAAAATATCAATTGACAACAGGTGGTTACTTATACTGTCCACCGGATAAGAAAATGTTTCTTCAAAACAAAGGTGATCAGTCAACGCAGTTAGTTTTGTACAAACAGAAATTTGTGCCACTGGATGGAACGAAAAAACCGTGGACAGTGGCAGGTAATGTGAATGAAATGGAAGAACGTCTTTACGAGGACATGCATAATGTTACTATCTTGGATCTTTTGCCGACGGATTTGGCCTTTGATATGAACATGCATATTCTTACTTTTGATCCCCCGGGAAGTCATCCTTTTGTGGAAACACACGTACAGGAACATGGAGCCTATCTCTTGTCAGGAGAGGGAATTTACAATCTGGATAATGAATGGATTCCTGTAAAGAAAAATGATTATATCTGGTTTGGACCCTTTGTACCGCAAGCGGTATATGCTGTAGGAAAAGAAAAACTTTCTTATGTGTATTCTAAGGATTGCAATCGGGACGTGGTTCTGTAA
- the allC gene encoding allantoate deiminase — MKSKMLKQDIMKAIHELSQFGQDECGGMTRLLYDEAWVKAQNHMKKMMEEGGLDTSYDAVGNLFGRLEGTAHKDQTILIGSHIDTVKNGGMYDGQFGIVAGLIAASYLKRNFGQPLRNIEIVSISEEEGSRFPLAFWGTKNLLGLVGREEVLNVYDENGVAFAEAMHQAGFDFRPEDEPLRQDILAFLEIHIEQGCVLEKERKPLGIVSNIVGQRRFSVELTGESNHAGTTPMGYRRDAVHAATEMISNILNRGQSYGDPLVVTVGKIDVKPNVVNVVPGQLEFSIDTRHPDKKMLEDFTKEIHQLVEETAEKHGLKFCLDMWMDTDPVPMDEGLTQIIEAECVLNGVDFLKMNSGAGHDAQLMANHVPTALIFVPSHRGISHSPHEHTDGRDLALGVHTLIKTLYQLAYKEETGIVESIA, encoded by the coding sequence ATGAAAAGCAAAATGCTGAAACAGGATATTATGAAAGCCATTCATGAACTGAGTCAGTTTGGTCAGGATGAATGTGGCGGCATGACGCGATTGCTCTATGACGAAGCGTGGGTGAAAGCTCAGAATCATATGAAAAAAATGATGGAAGAAGGTGGTTTGGACACGTCTTATGACGCAGTAGGAAATCTTTTCGGAAGGCTAGAAGGCACTGCGCACAAAGACCAGACCATTCTCATTGGCTCGCATATCGACACGGTAAAAAATGGCGGGATGTATGATGGGCAGTTTGGAATAGTGGCTGGACTTATAGCGGCTTCTTATTTGAAACGAAATTTTGGACAGCCTCTGCGAAACATCGAGATAGTGTCCATCAGTGAAGAAGAAGGTAGTCGGTTTCCTTTAGCCTTTTGGGGGACGAAAAATCTCCTAGGACTTGTCGGGCGAGAAGAAGTATTGAATGTGTATGATGAAAATGGTGTTGCTTTTGCGGAAGCGATGCATCAGGCAGGTTTTGATTTTCGGCCCGAGGACGAACCTCTGCGTCAGGATATTCTAGCTTTTCTTGAAATTCATATTGAGCAGGGCTGCGTGCTAGAGAAAGAGCGGAAACCGTTGGGGATTGTTAGCAATATAGTAGGTCAGCGACGGTTTAGTGTAGAGCTAACGGGTGAATCGAATCATGCAGGCACTACACCTATGGGTTATCGACGTGATGCGGTTCATGCGGCTACAGAGATGATCAGCAATATTTTGAACCGAGGTCAAAGTTATGGAGACCCCTTGGTAGTGACAGTAGGAAAAATAGATGTGAAACCCAACGTGGTGAATGTGGTTCCTGGCCAATTGGAGTTTAGCATCGACACCCGACATCCAGACAAAAAGATGTTGGAAGATTTTACCAAAGAAATTCATCAGTTGGTAGAAGAAACGGCTGAAAAACATGGGTTGAAATTCTGTCTAGATATGTGGATGGACACAGATCCAGTACCAATGGATGAAGGGCTTACTCAAATAATTGAGGCAGAATGCGTGCTTAATGGTGTTGACTTCCTGAAAATGAACAGTGGTGCCGGTCACGATGCCCAATTGATGGCTAATCATGTGCCCACAGCCCTTATTTTTGTACCCAGTCATAGAGGGATCAGTCACTCACCTCACGAACATACTGACGGAAGAGATTTAGCCCTGGGAGTGCATACCCTGATTAAGACATTGTACCAATTGGCTTACAAGGAAGAAACAGGAATCGTGGAGTCTATTGCATAA
- a CDS encoding dicarboxylate/amino acid:cation symporter — protein MKKISMTNQILIAMIAGMIAGLVIGPPIGQIKFLGDIFLRLIQMSVVLLIMGAVIEAVGSLDPKELGKLGGKIFFWFMTSTMLTASLGIGLAYLIKPGAGLTGIDLGSTTIMATEQTITEIIVGFFPTNVIDAMANANMIQAIVFALLFGLALGIVGKQQKENQILSFVKSFNKVILQIIKMVMNLAPIGIFALLAWVTGTIGIQVIVPLAKFLVAFGIGTVIALVVFINVAAVYARVSPLKLSAKLWRMTVVAFTTTSSAITLPVKMEDSENKIGISKRISRLVNPLGMALNSNGLSMYLALACVTLSQFYGIELSVGQLLQIVVLSTLACLGTVVVPGGGLVALATVIPAMGLPPESIALLAGIDWFSGMFRTVLNVDNDALVALLIAVDEKEFDRDIFDGKKVVEKEEEEAYGQDVSLQNA, from the coding sequence ATGAAAAAAATATCCATGACGAATCAAATTCTAATTGCTATGATTGCAGGGATGATTGCTGGTCTTGTAATAGGACCACCCATTGGTCAGATAAAATTTTTAGGAGATATATTTCTAAGGCTTATACAGATGTCTGTAGTATTGCTGATCATGGGTGCTGTAATTGAAGCAGTGGGAAGTCTTGATCCCAAAGAACTAGGGAAGCTAGGTGGCAAAATCTTTTTCTGGTTTATGACTTCCACTATGCTGACGGCTTCTTTAGGAATTGGACTTGCTTACTTGATTAAGCCGGGAGCTGGACTTACAGGCATAGATCTAGGATCTACTACGATCATGGCTACGGAACAAACCATTACAGAAATTATCGTCGGATTTTTTCCCACCAACGTGATCGATGCCATGGCCAATGCTAATATGATTCAAGCAATTGTTTTTGCTCTTTTATTTGGATTGGCTTTAGGGATTGTTGGAAAACAGCAGAAAGAAAATCAGATTCTCAGCTTTGTAAAATCCTTCAATAAAGTTATTCTTCAAATCATAAAAATGGTCATGAATCTAGCGCCTATTGGAATTTTCGCTCTTTTAGCGTGGGTGACGGGTACGATTGGAATTCAGGTCATCGTTCCCTTAGCAAAGTTTCTTGTGGCTTTTGGCATCGGTACGGTTATAGCCCTGGTAGTTTTTATAAACGTTGCAGCAGTCTATGCCCGGGTGAGCCCCTTAAAACTCTCGGCTAAGCTGTGGCGTATGACAGTGGTGGCCTTTACGACTACTTCATCAGCTATTACGTTGCCGGTTAAGATGGAAGACAGCGAAAACAAAATAGGCATCAGTAAACGGATTTCCAGATTAGTAAACCCCTTAGGGATGGCTCTGAACAGTAATGGGTTATCCATGTATCTGGCCTTGGCCTGTGTTACGCTCAGTCAGTTTTATGGAATTGAATTAAGCGTGGGCCAATTGCTTCAAATAGTGGTACTGTCCACTTTAGCATGCCTGGGAACAGTGGTGGTTCCAGGAGGTGGACTGGTGGCACTTGCAACAGTCATTCCAGCTATGGGTTTACCACCAGAAAGTATTGCCCTTCTAGCAGGCATTGATTGGTTTTCAGGGATGTTTCGAACCGTGCTAAACGTGGATAATGATGCTTTGGTTGCTCTTCTCATTGCTGTAGATGAAAAAGAATTTGACAGAGATATTTTTGACGGCAAGAAGGTAGTTGAGAAAGAAGAAGAAGAGGCATATGGTCAGGATGTCAGCCTTCAAAACGCCTGA
- a CDS encoding cupin domain-containing protein: MVKRPEDMRKESIHELKGGRGTIELEHFFEEEDFCGKGRLYGISIIHPGDSIGMHRHEGEQEAYFILEGEAHYNDNGREVQLNPGDFTLCRDGESHAIANQGDTDLKYVAMIMYT; encoded by the coding sequence ATGGTTAAGCGACCTGAAGACATGAGAAAAGAATCTATTCATGAGCTAAAAGGTGGCAGAGGCACCATCGAGCTGGAGCATTTTTTTGAAGAAGAAGATTTTTGTGGGAAAGGCCGGCTCTATGGGATCAGTATTATCCATCCTGGGGACTCCATCGGTATGCATCGGCATGAAGGTGAGCAGGAAGCCTACTTCATACTAGAAGGTGAGGCACATTATAATGATAATGGCAGAGAGGTACAACTGAACCCTGGCGACTTTACACTTTGCCGGGATGGCGAAAGTCATGCCATTGCCAATCAAGGAGACACTGATTTGAAGTACGTAGCCATGATCATGTATACCTGA
- a CDS encoding pyridoxal-phosphate-dependent aminotransferase family protein encodes MKNRKLVMIPGPTPVVRRIQNQMAREVVAFGDPNFVKDYKELIEDLKALWKTTGEVFVVAGTGTMAMEMAIANSTKAGDSVLVVSHGYFGDRYMELCQRKGLKVDVLTSEWGTIVPIETIEKKLSEKNYAAVTVSHVDTSTGVCAPVEEIGRMMEKFPETLYIVDGVCATAGEPEYVDDMNIDLLLTGSQKAFGVAPGIAVVWASEKAMDRRKSLGTIPEYYVDFEKWLPVMHDPAKYFATPAVNMVWAMKESVEIIKEEGLENRYARHRKVAEAMQKSLESLGFTILAEKSCRAVTLSNLIYPDGIDDAEFRGILAEEGIMVAGGLGAYAGKMFRLGHMGNIDTHDLVSVISTIERALKRVGQKVEMGSGVSVLLNELMVGERNG; translated from the coding sequence ATGAAAAACCGTAAACTCGTAATGATCCCAGGCCCCACACCCGTAGTACGAAGAATACAGAACCAAATGGCTAGAGAAGTAGTGGCTTTTGGCGATCCTAATTTTGTAAAGGATTACAAAGAATTGATTGAAGACCTCAAAGCTCTATGGAAGACTACTGGCGAGGTGTTTGTGGTAGCCGGTACAGGCACAATGGCTATGGAAATGGCCATTGCCAATAGCACTAAGGCAGGAGATTCTGTACTGGTAGTGTCACATGGATATTTTGGTGACCGTTACATGGAACTGTGCCAACGAAAGGGTCTTAAGGTAGATGTGCTAACTAGTGAATGGGGCACTATTGTGCCGATTGAAACCATTGAAAAGAAGCTTTCAGAAAAGAATTATGCCGCTGTTACGGTTAGTCATGTAGACACTTCCACTGGAGTGTGTGCACCTGTGGAAGAGATAGGACGAATGATGGAAAAATTCCCTGAAACACTTTATATCGTCGATGGAGTCTGTGCTACAGCGGGAGAGCCGGAGTACGTAGATGATATGAACATTGACCTTCTTCTAACGGGATCGCAGAAAGCGTTTGGAGTGGCACCTGGCATTGCTGTCGTATGGGCTAGTGAAAAAGCTATGGATCGGAGGAAGAGCCTTGGCACCATTCCTGAATACTATGTAGATTTTGAAAAATGGTTACCTGTTATGCATGATCCTGCTAAATATTTTGCTACTCCTGCGGTGAACATGGTATGGGCTATGAAAGAATCCGTAGAAATTATTAAAGAAGAAGGATTGGAAAATCGTTATGCACGTCATCGGAAAGTAGCAGAAGCTATGCAAAAATCCTTAGAAAGCCTTGGGTTCACCATTTTAGCAGAAAAATCCTGTCGAGCCGTGACGTTATCAAACCTTATCTATCCTGACGGAATTGATGATGCTGAATTTAGAGGAATTCTAGCTGAAGAAGGCATAATGGTAGCAGGCGGACTGGGTGCTTACGCAGGTAAAATGTTTCGATTGGGACACATGGGCAATATCGACACTCATGACCTAGTTTCGGTTATATCAACTATTGAGAGAGCACTTAAACGCGTGGGGCAAAAAGTGGAGATGGGCAGTGGTGTAAGCGTGCTTTTGAACGAACTCATGGTAGGTGAAAGGAATGGTTAA
- a CDS encoding GGDEF domain-containing protein — MNNDYLKNRRPSNHGTHTKYIYLFAFWGHVFFVPLFAFLGNSIVFYNNLLCIGIDVLCLHLNKKELYKTSTFLFVLGITYHATYCIIAFGAGNALEFYYITLTAIIILSNWSLLHKIAGITLQFVISIIMFHYVHHYPPITPIRESVHILFHHMFLFSNIFAIAYLCFFFMHTVDLAEKSLLKQAKTDCLTGLLNRGAFMEALQAEINRPDRNKEGLGIIIADIDHFKKINDTWGHLAGDEVIQKIASTLSSELRENDTIARYGGEEFVVFFPATSLASVHSIAERMRSKVEHLELHYEDSLIPVTMSFGVVFEKENIRDYSLDSFLKSADDMLYRAKAEGRNLVITQST, encoded by the coding sequence ATGAATAATGATTATTTGAAAAACAGGAGACCGTCGAACCATGGCACCCATACAAAATATATTTACCTGTTTGCTTTTTGGGGACATGTCTTTTTTGTTCCATTATTTGCTTTTTTAGGTAATTCCATCGTGTTTTATAATAATCTTTTGTGTATTGGAATTGATGTTCTGTGTCTTCATTTGAATAAAAAAGAACTTTACAAAACCAGCACTTTCCTTTTTGTCCTGGGCATTACATACCATGCAACTTACTGTATCATTGCCTTTGGAGCAGGAAATGCTTTGGAGTTTTATTACATAACCTTAACCGCAATAATTATTCTCTCAAACTGGTCCTTACTCCATAAAATAGCAGGAATAACCCTTCAGTTTGTCATCAGTATTATTATGTTTCATTATGTGCATCATTATCCTCCCATCACTCCGATTAGAGAATCCGTTCACATATTATTTCATCATATGTTTTTGTTTAGCAACATATTCGCCATTGCCTATTTGTGCTTTTTCTTTATGCATACGGTTGATTTAGCTGAAAAATCTTTGCTGAAACAGGCAAAGACCGACTGTTTAACCGGTCTCTTAAACCGCGGAGCTTTTATGGAAGCTCTCCAAGCTGAAATTAATCGTCCTGATCGAAATAAAGAGGGGCTGGGAATTATCATCGCTGATATCGATCATTTCAAGAAAATTAATGATACATGGGGACACCTGGCCGGAGATGAAGTCATTCAGAAAATTGCTAGTACGTTGTCTTCTGAGCTAAGGGAAAATGATACCATCGCCAGATATGGCGGGGAAGAGTTTGTTGTTTTCTTTCCTGCTACAAGCCTTGCATCTGTTCACTCTATCGCTGAGCGAATGCGAAGTAAAGTGGAGCACTTGGAACTTCATTATGAGGATTCCTTGATTCCTGTAACCATGAGCTTTGGAGTAGTTTTTGAAAAAGAAAACATTCGTGATTACTCATTAGATTCTTTTCTTAAGAGCGCCGATGATATGCTTTACCGAGCAAAGGCAGAGGGAAGAAATCTGGTGATCACTCAAAGCACATAG
- a CDS encoding HD domain-containing protein, which produces MNHTAINFDTIKQNEEVTAYMTAGDHVLEAMGYTEHAFVHGNIVANWASEIISAFGYRDREAELVRIAAYLHDIGNVVNREGHAQSSAIMTFTLLTRLGMDPKEISQIISSIGNHDEGNGQIISPLSAALAIADKSDVRRSRVRNQDPITFDIHDRVNYAVEKSELIVDATKKTITLYLTIDTAIAPKIEYFEIFLGRMMMCRKAADYLGATFLLFMNQTQML; this is translated from the coding sequence ATGAATCATACGGCTATTAACTTTGATACAATCAAGCAAAACGAAGAAGTAACCGCTTACATGACTGCCGGTGATCATGTACTGGAAGCTATGGGCTATACAGAGCATGCTTTTGTCCATGGCAATATTGTTGCCAACTGGGCCAGTGAAATCATATCGGCTTTTGGCTATCGTGACCGAGAAGCAGAACTGGTTAGAATAGCAGCTTACCTTCACGATATCGGCAATGTGGTTAATCGAGAAGGGCATGCCCAATCCAGCGCTATCATGACTTTTACCCTCCTGACCCGTTTAGGGATGGATCCGAAAGAAATCAGCCAGATCATCTCCTCCATCGGCAATCATGATGAAGGGAATGGTCAGATCATCAGTCCCTTATCTGCCGCTTTGGCAATTGCTGATAAAAGTGATGTGCGTCGCAGCCGCGTTCGAAATCAGGATCCTATCACTTTTGATATTCACGACCGGGTTAACTATGCGGTGGAAAAATCGGAGCTGATCGTAGATGCCACGAAGAAAACCATAACCTTATACCTTACCATCGACACAGCTATTGCACCTAAAATTGAGTACTTTGAAATATTTCTTGGACGGATGATGATGTGTCGAAAAGCCGCCGATTACCTTGGCGCTACCTTCCTTCTCTTTATGAACCAGACCCAAATGCTATAA